GATAACTTAATGAGtcgtttttttattatcattactgttattattattattattattactactatcatTTACGATGCTGTTTGTAAATTTGttgtgaacaatgctttataaaaGACCATACACTCTCATCTCCCCCCTATCCCTTGATGTATAATAATGTTTAACACGGTATTATACCTtctgggtatttgtgtgtgtgaatgagcatgaatggatgtgtgtgtgtgcgagcgcatggttgtgtttgaatgtttgttggagaaaaaaaagacagtccATTGCTGTAAATAAGAGTATTCATTCAAAAACATGACTGAAGACTGGTTTGTTTGGTCATTTACTTCAATAAAAAGGTTTAAATGCAGTGTTGCCTGTAAACTGCAACGGACCCATTTTTTGTTATAATAGCCTACTTGGTTTTAATGTTCACTCTGTAACAACAGAGCAAATTGTTGTGTTGATATTCCTTTCCAGTAGCATACAATAAAGCAACTGGCCAAAAGGGATGGTTACTGAATAAAATGGGAAGATGAAAACGTCTGTTTGATCATTACCATGTCAATGAACGCTGTAGCTTAATAAGTAATCATTTTAATTTCCTGCAGTTTGTGCAGTGCCTGTGAAGTCAGATCATTTGTTTATTGACGTCCACATGTTGTCTTAGTTTCACCCATTGGGTTTCTGATAAACTCAAAAGGAATGGCGAGACGAGATTATCTTATCTTTTTTGTATATATCTAGGATGTTGAGTCATTTTAAAAATCACTAATTGCCTGTTATGTGATCGTTAAACTATTATGGAAATTAATGTAATTAACAATGTAATTGGCATAGACGTTGGGTCAAAGATTAGAGCGGATATTTGGAATTATCAAATGGGTCTATTCGTTGTATTAAGTTATCTTCTTAGTGAATGGGTCTCTCTTCGCAATCTGTTTCTATATCCTATCAAacgaatagctgtgtgtgtgtgtggggggggggggtgctctgtGCTCAGGGAAGTGCCACAGAATGCCAGATATTTGAAGGCAGCTCCCAGCACCCCCTTGTGTGAAGACATGAAATGTGAGAAATTGTTTTGTGGTAGTGAGGCACGTGCGGGAAAGACGCGCCCTGGTTACGCACGTGGGCACAGTGTTGAAACTTTCTTTAATCAAGAGGGGGTTCGATTTTCTGACTAAAGGAGAACTTAAGGGTTCACATGTGAATTTATATTTCTGTTGTTGGCCTAGGGTTGTGCCAGTAGCAGTCATGTTTCCCCGTGGAGTCATTtttacacatattacacatattgggtgcatcccaatatgtgaccttgcctcctccacttgcctcctccacttgcttctcgtcatgatgacatcactgacaacagcattatatttcaatatcttgcaaaagctcaattgtaaagtctttttctcatttgcaattgggatggtgaatgaaaaacagtccctcaaaagttgttgtggcgaggctgacagctgggaaactttatcgttttctccacggaggaggggccaggaggcgggacgaggagacaagcacaagtggaggaggcaaggacacatattgggatgcaccccctgtcACTTGAAACTTCCACTTTGAATCCTTCAAGCTGAATGTGATGATGAAATTCATTTCCCAACCATTATCACACTACTCTGCCAGGTACGAGCTGTGTGGAGGAAGTCAAGTCCATGTGAAGCAACAATTACGCACGCGCAAGGATGTCCAAGCTGTGATGATGCGACTCCTGAGCTCAGCGTTTGTGAATTTATGCTGAATCGCAGAGCCTACAAGTCAAATCAGCTGGGCAGTCAGCTGATCTCCGTCTAAACAGCAGGAGAAGCGAGGTCGCCGGTGAAGTGGTGGTCCTGAATGAGCAGCTACTAAACCCCAGGAATAAAGGAACTCCAAaaggtaataggcctacattaatctgAGGACTTCGGTTTTGAGGAGCCAAATTGCTATGCTACTTAGATGTCTGCAGTTAGGATACAGTATTTTTTCCATTTTCCAAATGGAGcccatttttttgtgttgaactGGAGTTGTTTTCTCGTTAACCTATCCTTTGTTCATTAACCTCTCACCGCACCGGTGTCTTGTTTGTTTCGTGTTTGGGGGAAAGGCTACGTTCAAGTTTAAAAAGCGATTAAGGCCACgacaaaaatgtgtttttctaCATTTGTTAACTATGTTCACACGGTGGTGACAAAATGCAAACCTTTCCTGAGACGCGTGATGGAGTGGAATCCAAATTGGTATTCGAGTGAACTAACGTAACATGTTGGTATGTGGTGCACACGTGTGAAATGTGACCACAGACAGACTGACGCTTTAAGACCTATAAACGATATGTTTTGTAATCAAACTCGACAAACTTCTGTTTCACTAGGCTACGTCTGGATAACCAGACAAGTCATCTCGTTATTGTGACCATTTTGTCTGTCATTGATCTGTTGATGGTTCACGGTGAAGAGTGGATTATGTAGGTTAAAGTCATTTTCACGTCGATAATGCTCTTTCCTCACAAAACAATTTCCCCAGACAGGTATTTATCAAGCGTTGACGCGCACCGATGATAGTTTCTGTCTACTCCGCCCCTTGGTGACGTTTGAGAAAAATCGTCCAATGACAAGTCAATATAAGCATGTTTACTTCCTTTATCCCTTGGCTAGTGTTTTGTGGAGAAGAGCTGGTCGCGGTCAGACGATCCAAGAGTGGAAAGAAAACATACCCTGATAGGTAACATTTTCCCTTTATACGTCACGAATACTGTGTTTGGATGTATTTTAATGATTTCAAGAAGAGTCTCTAATTGGATGTAGACCTGGACAAAAGAAAAGGCTTCAATCAGTTGATAGCAGTTTGCTCGGCAGTGTCTGTTGATGTTTACCAGTGTGTGGCCCTACTTTATTTTCAGCTGCTATGGCTTACGACAGCGCTCTTTCAAGGATCTCAGTCGGTGGAATAACCGTCGGGGGTAATTTCTCCTCGCTTTGCCCAAACGGGTCGGAGTGGGTTTGGAACGGCCTCGGGGAGTGCGCGCAGGATGCCCGGGACATGTCCAGTGTGATCCTCGGCCTTTTCTCCATAGGCTGCTTCATGGTCTCTTCACTCCCGTGAGTAGTCTGCACCATATGTCAGTCTCTGCCCAGATTTGCCATCATAGATATCCTCTGTACCTCATTTTAGAGTTTGGGAGTTGAAATCAGAAGGTTGTAGGTTCACATCCCACCACGGCTGAGGTGCCGTTGGGCATGACACCTAGCCTCACATTACTCTGGCAATTGTAATGAATACCCCGAACCTACCgaatctgtaagtcactttgcttAAGTGTGAGCTCGGTGTAGCGCAATCATCCCGCATGCCTTCTGATTTGACCGCACACAGGCAATACTACAGCTCCTGCCGCACAGGGAATATGGACCAAGCTCTGTCCATTTGGTTCCTGCTCCTGTGGTTGTCAGGTGACACGTGCAACTTAGTGGGATCCTTCCTGGCTGACCAGCTGCCGCTGCAGGTATGggagacaggcacagacagacacgatTGATCTGTTGGTAtggagatgcagacagacacaattGATCTGTTGGCGTACGTAATCAGTTCCTCCACTTGAATTGAtctgtattttatattttttgttgttgtttaagtatTCCAACGTTTCAGATGATGTCTAGCAGAGGTCTGCCGTGACCTGCATTTAGGCATTTCAAACCATGTTGGTTCCCTGAAGAAGGCTTATCAGGCCGAAATGTTTTGTAGCATAATACATTTAAAATTACGCTCATTGAGTACCTTGGATCTGTTTCACTTTTCTGTTTTGAAATCCCTGAACCGCACCAAGGGAAAAAGGGAATAGCCTGAAAGGTGCATTTtgttggatggtggccagagtaggtattgcaaacaTGCTGTCCATTgaagctgtgctgcctattgtcaaatttaatcatttcataaatatttacgtAATAATACACGTACTTGGATGATCAAAGTACAGTTTTGTACTAAAAAGGTCTATTTCTGgtgattcaaaatggtggacatggagaagagccACCTTTTTTATATCTacattttcccagccataatgaatacttaaaagttGATGAGGGTGGTAACTTtttgtgaaaaaggtagcatgaatgggcagcatgaatactggaaatgaactactaaaaataccacacagtgcacctttttaggACTTCAAATACTTTTTCTGACATTGTTGGTTTGTGTTCTCCATCCAGACGTACACTGCGGTCTACTACGTGATAGCTGACCTGATGATGCTGGGCTTGTACTTCTACTACAAGGCAAAGAACAAATTCAGCACTAGTAAGTCGGCTGCTTGTGGTGAATGACCACTGCTCATGTGTATAACGTGTCAGCAATGATCGAATGGAAGATGCATGACTTACCACAACCCAAATTTCTGTTATTGAACATGAGACAGAACAACACATCGCGAATGGTCAATTTTAAAAGAGGATAAGGACACAGCTTGATAAACGCCCTGATGATCACACCGCTTACACAAACCTTGTGAATGCATTTATTTATATCCGTTGGTGTACCTAAACTTTTACTTCAGTATACCAAGGCTAACAGAGTTGGGGAAGAGAGCTGCTCATTTAATCTTGAGTGAATTTTCACAAAATTTGAACCTCATCTATGTGCAAAAGATCTCAAATGTTGTACTACGTTCAACTGCGTAATCATAAACTGATCCatgatttttttctttcccaTGAATGTGTAGACAATGGTACCCTGAATGGGGTTGCTGTGCTCTGCCTCCTGGGCGTGTCTAGTCTGACGCTGCTCCCCAGGTCTGACATGGAGGCACAGGCATCATCCTCAGCTCTGAGGCCCGGCAGCCGAGCACTGCTGACTGTACCCGAGGACACCTCGTCTCTGGTAAAGCGGCACACTGCCCACGTGCACAGCAATTTGGCTGCATGTTCTACTTCACAGCTATCTCTATGCATGCAACAAGTAAACATCCTGTTACCATGTTACAgtggttgtcaacctttttttaaacaaacgcccccttggttacatcacaagcctcccaaagcccccttcaGCTCATCagaagcctgacaacgccccccttagtatcaaaaaatgaaatggactaatggcaactaagctccACCCCCTCTTAGCTTTATCCTTCTCAAAGCCCCtttagagctccccaatgccccctgggggctctaccgcccccgttgagaaacactacagtagAAGATGTTAGTTATTTGTGGTGCCTGTTGACTTGGGATAGTTACTGCATGTCCAATTTCACAGTAtctctatgcatgtgacaaatggCAACTAAACGAGCATCCTTGTAAGTGGAtactgtaagtacaccattattttttctgcactatcctatctgcacatgcgcaccacgcaAGGCTGCACTCTCCGCTCTGCGAATGCGCGGCACGATTTGTGGAGCATTGTCACCCTTCGTTTTGCTGATCTGTAAGGACCTACAGAGTCTCTGATTAATTCCATCTTTATTGTAGCCTGTCAAGACGCTGACAAAACACACTTCATTTGTGATCGGCGATCTTCAACAGACGGCCACAGTCTCCCGTTAATCTTTAACTTTAATAAACCCAAGAAAATGATACGTTACACCACCATTATAATATTACGACTATTTTTCCCATACTACACTTATAACATTACATGGTGtgtcaataaaccacaaaaaatgCCATATAGCCTCGGCTACTCGAATAAAACAAATGTTACAGACAGGTTTTTAGCCAAACCACACTTACAGATCGGCTTCTAGCGAACTCAAGGGTGAAAATGCTCCACGAATCGTGTTGCACATGCGCAGAGCCGATCGTGCAGCCttgcgtggtgtgcgtgtgcagatAGGATGGTGCAGAAAATAATCGTGTACTTAGATACCTTCACATTCAGTTGCTGGTAGCAGTGAAGATGTATATATTTGTGGTGTATGTGCACTAGCGTAGGTTAGGGTACAGGGCCAAAtggcaaaccggccaaatgctggtaacggGTAGCTATTCTTTGGTGTGTGACATCACAGTTGTTTCAGCAATTGTTTATTTGAATCCATGAAtgttcta
This Engraulis encrasicolus isolate BLACKSEA-1 chromosome 10, IST_EnEncr_1.0, whole genome shotgun sequence DNA region includes the following protein-coding sequences:
- the slc66a1 gene encoding lysosomal amino acid transporter 1 homolog, with product MAYDSALSRISVGGITVGGNFSSLCPNGSEWVWNGLGECAQDARDMSSVILGLFSIGCFMVSSLPQYYSSCRTGNMDQALSIWFLLLWLSGDTCNLVGSFLADQLPLQTYTAVYYVIADLMMLGLYFYYKAKNKFSTNNGTLNGVAVLCLLGVSSLTLLPRSDMEAQASSSALRPGSRALLTVPEDTSSLMASFSTKEIIGFTIGSISSVMYLCSRLPQIYTNYKRKSTEGVSFFLFALVILGNTTYGLSVLLKNPERGQGEVSYVIHHLPWLIGSLGTLCLDVLISLQFLTYNKNKDTVSSGETAPLLGN